A single region of the Sorghum bicolor cultivar BTx623 chromosome 7, Sorghum_bicolor_NCBIv3, whole genome shotgun sequence genome encodes:
- the LOC110436836 gene encoding germin-like protein 12-2, whose protein sequence is MAASSYFILVSFVAFVISQATASDPSPLQDFCVADKHSPVKVNGFVCKDPMAVNADDFFKAAKLDQPRDTMKSKVGSNVTLINVMQLPGLNTLGISMARIDYAPLGQNPPHTHPRATEILTVLEGTLYVGFVTSNTDNGNKLFTKVLNKGDVFVFPQGLIHFQFNPVHDKPAVAIAALSSQNPGAITIANAVFGSKPPISDDVLAKAFQVQKGTIDWLQAQFWENNHN, encoded by the exons ATGGCTGCCTCCAGCTACTTCATTCTCGTTTCTTTTGTAGCATTTGTCATTTCACAGGCCACTGCCTCTGACCCTAGCCCCCTCCAAGACTTTTGTGTTGCCGACAAACATTCTCCAG TGAAGGTGAATGGATTTGTTTGCAAGGACCCAATGGCTGTGAACGCAGATGACTTCTTCAAGGCAGCAAAACTTGACCAGCCTAGAGACACCATGAAGAGCAAGGTCGGATCTAACGTTACTTTGATCAATGTCATGCAGTTGCCTGGACTCAACACCCTTGGCATCTCGATGGCTCGCATTGACTATGCACCATTAGGTCAGAATCCTCCACACACACATCCTCGTGCCACAGAGATTCTCACCGTGCTTGAGGGTACACTCTATGTTGGATTTGTCACCTCCAACACAGACAACGGTAACAAGCTATTCACCAAGGTTCTCAACAAGGGTGACGTGTTTGTGTTCCCCCAAGGGCTCATACACTTCCAATTCAACCCAGTCCATGACAAGCCAGCTGTCGCGATCGCTGCACTAAGCAGCCAGAACCCTGGGGCTATTACTATTGCCAACGCGGTCTTTGGATCAAAACCGCCCATCTCAGATGATGTCTTGGCCAAGGCTTTCCAGGTGCAAAAGGGAACAATTGATTGGCTCCAAGCTCAGTTTTGGGAGAACAACCACAACTAA
- the LOC110437123 gene encoding germin-like protein 12-2 yields MAPATYFLLVSFLALVTSQAIASDPSPLQDFCVADIHSPVKVNGFVCKDPMAVNADDFFKAANLDKPRDTMKSKVGSNVTLINVMQLPGLNTLGISLARIDYAPLGQNPPHTHPRATEILTVLEGTLYVGFVTSNTDNGNKLFTKVLKKGDVFVFPQGLIHFQFNPKHDKPAVAIAALSSQNPGAITIANAVFGSKPPISDDVLAKAFQVQKGTIDWLQAQFWENNHN; encoded by the exons ATGGCTCCAGCCACCTACTTTCTCCTCGTTTCTTTTCTAGCATTGGTCACTTCTCAGGCCATTGCTTCTGACCCAAGCCCGCTCCAGGACTTCTGTGTTGCCGACATACACTCTCCAG TGAAGGTGAATGGATTTGTCTGCAAGGACCCCATGGCTGTGAATGCAGATGACTTTTTCAAGGCAGCAAACCTTGACAAACCTAGGGACACAATGAAAAGCAAGGTTGGATCCAATGTCACTTTGATCAATGTCATGCAGTTGCCTGGACTCAACACCCTAGGTATCTCGTTGGCTCGCATTGACTATGCACCATTAGGTCAGAATCCGCCACACACCCACCCACGTGCCACGGAGATTCTCACCGTGCTTGAGGGTACACTCTATGTTGGATTTGTCACCTCCAACACAGACAATGGCAACAAGCTATTCACCAAGGTTCTCAAGAAGGGTGATGTGTTTGTATTCCCCCAAGGGCTCATCCACTTCCAATTCAATCCTAAACATGACAAGCCAGCAGTCGCAATCGCGGCACTAAGTAGCCAGAACCCTGGGGCTATAACTATTGCCAACGCAGTCTTTGGATCAAAGCCACCAATCTCAGATGATGTCTTGGCCAAGGCATTCCAGGTGCAAAAGGGGACAATTGATTGGCTTCAAGCTCAGTTCTGGGAGAACAACCACAACTAA
- the LOC8071126 gene encoding germin-like protein 12-2 — MAPTTYFLLVSFLALVTSQAIASDPSPLQDFCVADIHSPVKVNGFVCKDPMAVNVDDFFKAANLDKPRDTMKSKVGSNVTLINVMQLPGLNTLGISLARIDYAPLGQNPLHTHPRATEILTVLEGTLYVGFVTSNTDNGNKLFTKVLNKGDVFVFPQGLIHFQFNPVHDKPAVAIAALSSQNPGAITIANAVFGSKPPISDDVLAKAFQVQKGTIDWLQAQFWENNHN; from the exons ATGGCTCCCACAACCTACTTTCTCCTTGTTTCTTTTCTGGCATTGGTCACTTCTCAGGCCATTGCTTCTGACCCTAGCCCGCTCCAGGACTTTTGTGTAGCCGACATACACTCTCCAG TGAAGGTGAATGGATTTGTTTGCAAGGACCCTATGGCCGTGAACGTGGATGACTTTTTCAAGGCAGCAAACCTTGACAAGCCTAGGGATACTATGAAAAGCAAGGTCGGATCCAATGTCACTTTGATCAATGTCATGCAGTTGCCTGGACTCAACACCCTGGGCATCTCACTGGCTCGCATTGACTACGCACCATTAGGTCAGAATCCGCTACACACCCACCCACGTGCCACAGAGATTCTCACCGTGCTTGAGGGTACACTCTATGTTGGATTTGTCACCTCCAACACAGACAACGGTAACAAGCTATTCACAAAGGTTCTCAACAAGGGTGACGTGTTTGTGTTCCCCCAAGGACTCATACACTTCCAATTCAACCCAGTCCATGACAAGCCAGCTGTCGCGATCGCTGCACTAAGCAGCCAGAACCCTGGGGCTATTACTATTGCCAACGCGGTCTTTGGATCAAAACCACCCATCTCAGATGATGTCTTGGCCAAAGCTTTCCAGGTGCAAAAGGGAACAATTGATTGGCTCCAAGCTCAATTCTGGGAGAACAACCACAACTAA